One region of Plasmodium gaboni strain SY75 chromosome 6, whole genome shotgun sequence genomic DNA includes:
- a CDS encoding ATP-dependent RNA helicase HAS1, whose amino-acid sequence MDYDNHYTIKNSNDNNLKKTKKNSIIKKKKKKKKKDIIENKDDNIKNLKNENYLIESEVESESTNDNVSLNNIQEDNELYENIESDQNIQNIQNNQNIQNNQNIQNNQNTSSEENCDPDKNDKIYTNEIKSNNKNHDNNDAKEHFYSELKFEDLNICDALKKGLKELNFVTLTEIQAKCIPHFLSGKDILGAAKTGSGKTLAFLVPSINILYNIKFLPKNGTGVLIISPTRELCLQIYQVCKDLCKYIPQTNGIIIGGMSRNEEKKKFIHGINILIATPGRLLDHMQNTKEFIYKNLICLIIDEADRLLQIGFEEEINLIIKRLPKKRQTALFSATQTTKVESLIRLSLQKPIFIEVTTKIATVERLQQGYALVDEDKRFLLLFTFLKKNLSKKIMVFFNNCMSVQFYNDLLNYIDIPTYCIHGKKKQNKRLKSFHDFSAAKCAILLCTNVAARGLDIPNVNYIIQYDPPDDSKEYIHRVGRTCRGQDSNGSAIIFLMKHELKFLNYLKFYNIPINQFAYEPNKLINIQSHIQSIVTKNFHLHKMAREAFKSYLNGYITYALKDVFDVNNLNLLLTSKNFGLDVPPKVDLNLKLNVKKKKFK is encoded by the exons atGGATTATGATAACCATtatacaataaaaaattcaaatgataataatttgaaaaaaaccaaaaaaaacagtataataaaaaagaaaaaaaagaaaaagaaaaaagatattatagaaaataaggatgataatataaaaaacttaaaaaatgaaaattatttaatcGAATCAGAAGTAGAAAGTGAAAGTACTAATGACAACGTTTCATTAAACAATATACAAGAAGATAACgaattatatgaaaatattgaaagtgatcaaaatattcaaaatattcaaaataatcaaaatattcaaaataatcaaaatattcaaaataatcaaaatacTTCAAGTGAAGAAAATTGTGACCctgataaaaatgataaaatatacacaaatgaaataaaaagtaataaCAAGAAtcatgataataatgatgcAAAAGAACACTTTTATAGTGAATTAAAATTTGAAgatttaaatatatgtgatgcattaaaaaaaggtttaaaagaattaaattTTGTTACATTAACAGAAATTCAAGCTAAATGTATTCCTCATTTTTTAAGTGGAAAAGATATATTAGGAGCCGCTAAAACGGGGTCAGGAAAAACATTAGCTTTTCTTGTACCAtcaataaatattttatataatataaaatttttacCTAAAAATGGTACAGGtgttttaataatatcacCCACTAGAGAATTATGTCTTCAGATTTATCAAGTTTGTAAAGatttatgtaaatatataccACAAACGAATGGAATAATTATTGGTGGTATGAGTAgaaatgaagaaaaaaaaaaatttattcatggaataaatattttaattgCCACACCAGGAAGATTATTAGATCATATGCAAAATACAAAAGAATTTAtctataaaaatttaatatgtttaatTATTGATGAAGCTGATAGATTGTTACAAATTGGATTTGAAGAAgaaattaatttaattataaagaggttaccaaaaaaaagacaaaCAGCCTTATTTTCAGCAACACAAACTACTAAAGTAGAAAGCTTAATTAGACTTTCTTTACAAAAACCAATATTTATAGAAGTTACTACAAAAATTGCAACTGTAGAAAGATTACAACAAGGATATGCTTTAGTTGATGAAGATAAAAgatttcttttattatttacatttcttaaaaaaaatttgtcaaaaaaaataatggtcttttttaataattgCATGTCAGTTCAATTTTATAATGACTTACTTAATTATATTGATATACCTACATATTGTATCcatggaaaaaaaaaacaaaataaaagattAAAAAGTTTTCATGATTTCTCAGCTGCAAAATGTGCCATCTTATTATGCACAAATGTAGCTGCTAGAGGTCTTGATATACCAAATgttaattatataatacaatatGATCCACCTGATGATTCAAAAGAATATATACATAGAGTTGGAAGAACATGTAGAGGACAAGATTCAAATGGATCAGCCATTATATTTCTAATGAAACATGAATTGAAATtcttaaattatttaaagtTTTATAATATACCAATAAATCAATTTGCTTATGAACCAAACAaacttataaatatacaatcACATATACAATCTATTGTAACCAAAAATTTTCATCTCCACAAAATGGCAAGAGAGGCATTCAAGTCTTATTTGAAC GGTTATATAACTTATGCATTAAAAGACGTATTCGATGTGAACAACCTCAATCTCCTTTTGACTTCCAAAAATTTTGGATTAGATGTTCCCCCAAAAGTTGActtaaatttaaaattaaatgtcaaaaaaaaaaaatttaaataa
- a CDS encoding putative tetratricopeptide repeat protein, protein MGAFGSKNLEYYNYASMKLLEVENYENDEELYFKEHDIDEIIKKARDIRNCNYKESLDLYFKALKILKKLKDNNNKIYKNILEFEIRPQELKNNSIKLNTHCIKHNDNNNKDQLGSNSTLSDENNIYINKQIASLYNEIGDLCCIHDFIDKSLYYYDKACSYNPSKIEYIYKKGVLYQQMNNTEKAIKTFKLILSNDESHIPTLFSLGNLYRYIDNNIALSYFEAILKKEPENTEVLSLIASCYNNLGKINEAISYQNKAVQIDPDNFNHKKFAQRLIEMKSQN, encoded by the coding sequence atggGCGCCTTCGGAAGTAAGAATTTGGAGTATTACAATTATGCTAGCATGAAATTGTTGGAAGTCGAAAATTACGAAAATGATGAAGAGctatattttaaagaaCATGATATAGATGAAATAATTAAGAAAGCTCGAGACATTAGAAATTGTAATTATAAAGAATCATtagatttatattttaaagcattgaaaattttgaaaaagttaaaagataataataataaaatatataaaaatatcttAGAATTTGAAATAAGACCAcaagaattaaaaaataattctataaaattaaatacacattgtataaaacataatgataataataataaggatCAATTAGGCTCTAATTCAACTTTATctgatgaaaataatatttatattaataaacaaatagcttcattatataatgaaattGGAGATCTTTGTTGCATTCATGATTTTATAGATAAATccttatattattatgataaagCATGTTCTTATAACCCTTCAAaaattgaatatatatataaaaaaggagTATTATATCAACAAATGAATAATACTGAAAAAGCTATTAAAACATTTAAGCTTATCCTTTCAAATGATGAAAGTCATATACCCACTTTATTTTCATTAGGAAatttatatagatatattgataataatatagcTTTATCATATTTTGAAGCAATACTTAAAAAAGAACCAGAAAACACAGAAGTATTATCATTGATTGCTTcatgttataataatttagGGAAAATAAATGAAGCTATTTCTTATCAAAATAAAGCGGTTCAAATAGATCCTGATAATTTTAATCATAAAAAGTTTGCTCAAAGACTTATAGAAATGAAATCCCAGAATTGA